From a region of the Methanolobus tindarius DSM 2278 genome:
- a CDS encoding nucleoside 2-deoxyribosyltransferase, with the protein MDGKKQIYLAGPLFSQAERDFNVLLRDRLVEMGFSVFLPQEDGNDTESSRMEDRQKNIFDNDVSGIDNSDIVLAVLDGGSDVDSGTAWEMGYAYAKGIPVLGLKTDFRTFGDEGIVNLMMEMAVEALERDVDSILKVLESYL; encoded by the coding sequence ATGGATGGAAAAAAACAGATATACTTAGCAGGGCCACTTTTTTCACAGGCAGAGAGGGATTTTAACGTACTGCTCAGGGACAGGCTGGTTGAGATGGGATTCTCTGTTTTCCTGCCACAGGAGGATGGCAACGATACTGAGTCAAGCCGTATGGAGGACAGGCAGAAAAATATCTTTGACAACGATGTGAGTGGAATTGATAACTCAGACATTGTCCTGGCAGTGCTTGACGGTGGCAGTGATGTGGATTCCGGAACAGCATGGGAAATGGGTTATGCCTATGCAAAAGGAATTCCGGTGCTTGGACTTAAAACAGACTTCAGGACATTTGGAGATGAAGGTATCGTAAACCTCATGATGGAAATGGCAGTGGAAGCACTTGAAAGGGATGTCGATTCCATTCTCAAAGTGCTTGAAAGCTATCTTTAA
- a CDS encoding GbsR/MarR family transcriptional regulator, whose protein sequence is MDDNEKKTAKITPLRPGDERGSNTRERCSLLYPNTKRETRDISWIPSDQESPKQEFTELITQNLKSEGFDEISSRIIGVLFIEPEEMSLEEISIETGYSLSAVSTAMKNLSQFHIVKRFKKPGSKKAFFFINKNLAAIGAQALRIKYDNVILPSKKMLPGIIEKYEHVGSDKNASELEIITRYYRQILKLESIVRNFLDEMENINIEEE, encoded by the coding sequence ATGGATGACAATGAAAAAAAAACAGCAAAGATAACACCTCTTCGACCTGGTGATGAAAGAGGGAGCAATACGAGAGAAAGATGTTCTTTGCTTTATCCTAATACGAAAAGAGAAACCAGAGATATATCCTGGATACCTTCAGATCAGGAAAGCCCTAAGCAGGAATTTACAGAACTCATAACACAGAACTTAAAGTCCGAAGGTTTTGATGAAATATCCTCCAGGATTATCGGAGTGCTTTTCATAGAGCCTGAAGAAATGTCACTCGAAGAGATTTCCATTGAAACTGGATATAGTTTGTCTGCCGTCAGCACCGCTATGAAGAACCTATCACAGTTTCATATTGTAAAAAGATTCAAAAAACCAGGTTCAAAAAAAGCTTTCTTTTTCATTAACAAAAATCTTGCAGCTATCGGTGCACAGGCACTGAGAATAAAATACGATAACGTGATTCTCCCGTCAAAAAAGATGCTACCGGGTATTATCGAAAAATACGAACATGTTGGTTCAGATAAAAATGCAAGTGAACTGGAAATAATTACTCGTTATTACAGGCAGATACTGAAACTGGAATCAATTGTCAGAAACTTCCTTGATGAAATGGAAAACATCAATATCGAAGAAGAGTAA
- a CDS encoding carboxymuconolactone decarboxylase family protein has product MNNQEKIDEIDRKIGFSAMKKAIMEDGAIDSRTKKLILIASAVAVGCDVCFSANSKRAKDAGISDDEINEAIMVASLIRMSSGLNYAWKTIDE; this is encoded by the coding sequence ATGAATAATCAGGAAAAAATTGATGAAATAGATAGGAAAATAGGCTTTTCTGCCATGAAAAAAGCTATTATGGAAGATGGAGCAATAGATAGCAGAACAAAGAAGCTCATTTTAATTGCAAGCGCTGTTGCTGTTGGTTGCGATGTATGCTTTTCAGCTAATTCAAAACGGGCAAAAGATGCCGGAATTTCTGACGATGAAATAAATGAAGCAATTATGGTAGCTTCACTGATAAGAATGAGCTCAGGGCTTAACTATGCCTGGAAAACGATTGATGAATGA
- a CDS encoding winged helix-turn-helix domain-containing protein, which produces MSGKDSSTKKQEWLNKLEKEGRLKANPTEDHKIGLQTMQNPMRRKILKMLNNSSLSIGDIGDSLNLNSSMAKFHVEMLENALYVDRVENSEPLMYQISPRGEAFLDNVEETK; this is translated from the coding sequence ATGAGTGGAAAGGACAGCTCAACAAAAAAACAGGAATGGCTCAACAAACTGGAAAAGGAAGGAAGACTGAAAGCAAATCCTACTGAAGATCATAAGATAGGACTTCAGACAATGCAAAACCCGATGCGCCGTAAGATCCTCAAAATGCTGAATAATAGTTCACTCAGCATCGGGGATATTGGTGATAGTCTGAACCTCAATAGCTCTATGGCGAAGTTTCATGTTGAAATGCTGGAAAATGCACTTTACGTAGACAGGGTTGAGAACAGTGAGCCACTCATGTATCAGATATCTCCCAGAGGAGAAGCTTTTCTTGATAATGTAGAGGAGACGAAATAA
- a CDS encoding PAS domain S-box protein, which yields MDETDKTNETAGFQENIKDENCSLSESEKRLKSIFKAAPIGIGVVSDRILTEVNSRICEMTGYTNEELIGSSARILYPTDADYEYVGTEKYRQISENGTGTVETKWLKKDGTIIDVLLSSTPIDINDLKLGVTFTALDISERKKTETTLKESEEKFRTLVSGMQQGLAVHEIITNDDGKVTDYRFLDANDSFERITGLKKEEIIGRTVLEVLPETEHYWIEQYGQVALTGEPLFYENYSRELGRYYEVVAYRPRHNQFATIITDVTDRKKAEEIHKLQGERDKAIIATLPDMLFVVDREGYCTEAHLGENAKTSIPIENLIGSNIKEVFPAEEARRYIEICNKCIDSGKLHTVEYYLKIDGKKSYFEARLSPIYNNQVLAIIRDITESKNFRDTLTTIAETGFEYGDDILRVLVRQLAISQDISTAFLAEYCTEEGDSEKGCTVAVWSHGKYKEEFDFKIEGTLCENVILNGEWLWPSKVQQLYPDSKVLRDLKAESYWGISLKNDSGETIGILAIIDDKPMERSEHLYSILSSFASRAAAEMERRKAEEMLVSATHRLFLATKSANMGIWEWDFKTNILIWDKKMHEIYGTEPIEFTGEFEFWKEKVHPDDIENALKEIDDAVSGIKEFKTEFRIITPNNETRFIEAHGMVERDLHGTPLKLIGANWDITDRKIVEEALIYSRIISEDTNRIKSEFMNNVSHELRTPLTSVIGFSDVLLQEDYEGLSKEQKKYVEYINSSGKNLLDIINKIIDFSRYEINDPENLNIKKITLDSFISEIMMLISKKAADKSIGLSFKRKESVGTFYADEHKLTQIIHNLLENAVKFTNPGGSITVETSAYGGMLRISVIDTGIGIDKDDMNEIFKPFLQLDGSIARKYNGTGIGLALCKKLVELHDGNMWVASEPGNGSNFTFEIPVDPYLDA from the coding sequence ATGGATGAAACGGATAAAACGAATGAAACTGCTGGGTTTCAGGAGAATATAAAAGATGAAAACTGCAGTCTATCTGAAAGTGAAAAAAGGCTTAAAAGCATATTCAAAGCTGCCCCTATTGGAATCGGAGTTGTATCAGATAGGATTCTTACCGAAGTAAATTCACGAATATGTGAAATGACCGGTTATACTAATGAAGAACTTATAGGTTCCAGTGCCAGAATACTATATCCAACTGATGCTGATTATGAATACGTTGGTACTGAGAAGTATCGCCAGATATCTGAAAATGGCACGGGAACGGTTGAAACAAAATGGCTGAAAAAAGATGGAACCATTATTGATGTATTACTGTCCTCTACTCCAATTGATATTAACGATCTGAAACTTGGAGTTACATTCACAGCTCTTGATATCTCTGAACGAAAAAAGACTGAAACAACGTTAAAGGAGAGTGAGGAAAAATTCAGGACACTTGTCTCCGGGATGCAACAGGGACTTGCAGTTCATGAAATTATTACCAACGATGATGGAAAAGTTACAGACTATCGTTTTCTTGACGCAAATGACAGTTTTGAAAGAATTACCGGCCTTAAAAAGGAAGAGATAATCGGCAGAACAGTGCTTGAAGTGCTTCCTGAAACTGAACATTACTGGATAGAGCAATACGGACAGGTGGCACTTACAGGTGAACCACTATTCTATGAAAATTATTCCCGGGAACTTGGCAGATACTACGAAGTGGTAGCGTACAGACCCCGCCATAATCAGTTTGCAACAATAATAACAGATGTGACTGATAGAAAAAAAGCAGAGGAAATACATAAACTGCAGGGTGAAAGGGATAAAGCGATAATTGCTACGCTGCCGGATATGCTATTTGTTGTCGATAGAGAAGGATATTGCACGGAAGCCCATTTAGGAGAGAACGCAAAAACCTCAATTCCCATTGAAAATCTGATTGGCTCTAACATAAAAGAAGTGTTCCCTGCCGAAGAAGCAAGAAGATACATAGAGATATGCAACAAATGTATAGATTCCGGAAAACTGCATACTGTTGAGTATTATCTAAAAATTGACGGGAAAAAATCATATTTTGAAGCAAGGCTTAGTCCGATTTACAATAACCAGGTGCTTGCAATAATCCGTGATATTACTGAAAGCAAGAATTTCAGGGATACTTTAACAACCATTGCTGAAACAGGATTTGAGTATGGGGATGACATACTCCGCGTTCTTGTACGTCAGCTTGCTATTTCTCAGGACATAAGCACCGCTTTTCTGGCAGAATACTGTACAGAAGAAGGAGACAGTGAAAAAGGATGTACAGTGGCAGTCTGGAGTCATGGAAAATATAAAGAAGAGTTTGATTTTAAAATAGAAGGAACATTATGCGAAAATGTAATATTGAACGGGGAATGGCTCTGGCCTTCTAAAGTACAGCAACTTTATCCAGATAGTAAGGTACTTAGAGATTTGAAAGCCGAGAGTTATTGGGGAATTTCCCTTAAAAATGATTCTGGAGAAACTATTGGAATACTTGCAATAATTGATGACAAGCCAATGGAACGCTCTGAACACTTATACTCCATACTGAGTAGTTTTGCTTCTCGTGCTGCTGCCGAAATGGAAAGAAGAAAAGCAGAGGAAATGCTTGTTTCTGCAACCCACAGATTGTTCCTGGCAACCAAAAGTGCCAATATGGGAATATGGGAATGGGATTTCAAAACTAATATCCTTATATGGGATAAAAAAATGCATGAAATATATGGAACCGAACCTATAGAATTTACAGGAGAGTTTGAATTCTGGAAGGAAAAAGTTCACCCGGATGACATTGAAAATGCACTGAAAGAAATTGATGATGCGGTTTCCGGGATAAAGGAATTCAAAACCGAATTCCGTATTATCACTCCCAACAATGAAACCCGGTTCATTGAAGCACATGGGATGGTTGAGCGTGATCTGCACGGAACACCATTAAAATTAATTGGGGCTAACTGGGACATTACTGACAGAAAAATTGTAGAAGAGGCTTTGATCTATTCCAGGATAATATCTGAGGATACTAACCGTATAAAAAGCGAGTTCATGAATAATGTGTCACATGAGCTAAGAACACCACTGACATCGGTCATCGGTTTTTCAGATGTACTTTTGCAAGAGGATTATGAAGGACTTAGCAAAGAGCAAAAAAAGTATGTTGAATACATCAACAGCAGTGGAAAAAATCTACTTGACATAATCAATAAAATAATTGATTTTTCCAGATATGAAATAAATGATCCGGAAAATCTGAATATTAAAAAAATAACACTGGACTCATTTATTAGTGAAATAATGATGCTGATCTCAAAAAAAGCAGCAGACAAGAGTATTGGTCTTTCATTCAAAAGAAAGGAATCTGTTGGTACATTCTACGCAGATGAACATAAACTTACCCAGATAATACATAACCTCCTTGAAAATGCTGTAAAATTCACAAATCCGGGTGGATCTATTACTGTAGAAACTTCAGCATACGGAGGTATGTTGAGAATATCGGTAATTGACACGGGAATTGGGATAGATAAAGATGATATGAACGAGATTTTCAAACCGTTCCTCCAGTTAGATGGTTCCATTGCCCGTAAATATAATGGAACTGGAATTGGGCTTGCACTTTGCAAAAAGTTAGTAGAGCTCCACGATGGAAACATGTGGGTGGCAAGTGAACCTGGAAATGGCAGCAATTTTACTTTTGAAATTCCAGTAGACCCGTATTTAGACGCTTAA
- a CDS encoding PQQ-dependent sugar dehydrogenase: MEIKSEKKIWWISFVFLAIIIILVLSANYMGVRPTVTGSGVAGITLPEGFVIDVYADDLGSTLLSFGGPSPGPRMMMIKDGLLFVSIPNKGIIAILPDRNDDNVADELRIFIQDLDYPHGIDYYDGWYYIAEESRVIRVRDDDGDLVADAGTIEVLINNLPTGGHYTRTVKVHEGELYLSMGSSCNVCDESNEMRAAISKSNLDGSNLTVYASGLRNSVGLAFHPLTGELYATENGRDWLGDNTPPDEINMIVEGGNYGWPDCYGKNIFDTDFNNSEYTGNPCNDSGRIPSLVDLQAHSAPLGLTFYDGDMFPEKYQGDLFVCYHGSWNRQEPTGYKIVNIDMDTLEVNDFASGWLKAATISGRPVDVIVADDGSLFVSDDNAGKIYRISFIQK, encoded by the coding sequence GTGGAAATCAAGTCTGAGAAGAAAATATGGTGGATATCTTTTGTATTTCTGGCAATTATCATTATACTTGTATTATCTGCCAATTATATGGGCGTTCGTCCGACAGTTACAGGTTCCGGAGTGGCAGGAATCACTTTACCTGAAGGGTTTGTTATCGATGTCTATGCGGATGATCTGGGCAGCACTCTGCTTTCTTTCGGTGGTCCATCGCCCGGCCCCCGTATGATGATGATAAAAGATGGTCTGCTTTTTGTATCAATTCCAAACAAGGGCATAATAGCTATTCTGCCGGACAGGAATGACGATAATGTTGCTGATGAACTCCGGATTTTCATTCAGGATCTTGATTATCCTCATGGCATTGATTACTACGATGGATGGTATTACATAGCAGAGGAAAGCAGGGTCATTCGCGTAAGGGATGATGATGGTGACCTTGTAGCTGATGCTGGCACCATTGAAGTATTGATTAATAATCTTCCGACAGGTGGTCATTATACCAGAACCGTGAAGGTCCATGAAGGTGAACTTTACCTGAGCATGGGCTCTTCATGTAATGTCTGTGATGAATCCAATGAAATGAGAGCAGCTATCTCTAAGAGTAATCTTGACGGAAGCAACCTTACTGTATATGCAAGCGGACTTCGCAATTCTGTAGGTCTGGCATTCCACCCGCTTACGGGAGAGTTGTATGCAACCGAGAACGGAAGAGACTGGCTAGGAGATAACACTCCTCCTGATGAGATCAACATGATAGTTGAAGGCGGAAATTATGGCTGGCCGGACTGTTATGGTAAGAATATATTTGACACTGATTTTAACAATAGTGAATACACCGGAAATCCCTGCAATGACAGTGGCAGGATTCCCAGTTTAGTTGACCTTCAGGCTCATTCAGCGCCGCTTGGCCTTACATTCTACGATGGTGACATGTTCCCTGAAAAGTATCAGGGTGACCTTTTCGTATGTTATCACGGTTCATGGAACCGTCAGGAACCTACCGGATATAAAATAGTCAATATTGATATGGATACTCTGGAGGTCAATGATTTTGCAAGCGGCTGGCTTAAAGCTGCAACAATAAGCGGCAGACCAGTTGATGTGATTGTTGCAGATGACGGTTCGCTTTTTGTCAGCGATGATAATGCGGGGAAGATATACAGGATATCTTTTATTCAAAAGTAA
- a CDS encoding PAS domain S-box protein yields MTQGNSYSLLYDTTDQLVDVVASFFDAGLKNNECCLWGVAGQLDVDYVKDLLRDAGLDVDKYVENGQLIFSECNECYIAGKGSVSDMDLLKWQEMYNIAMAEGYNGLRIVDKFTIVDGESWNSFVEYEKQAMELIRTKKITGLFAFLLEARSRMEMIELISMHDGTIIEKNGRWTLLQSSSSCKTVSRSQYFRDEILENVWTGFWAVDENDKIVFFNKGMESISGLSKSDVCGKKLTSFVPQSIEGEDPGFADVFQAVKEDLQSRSYNVFPFVKPDGQFIYHSGFLLPLTDDEGNYSGMIGTIGKLVEQTIDHETLRDKFKSIEKLEDIYRKSPVVAFLWSAEDDWPIAFVSENISQFGYTPFDLTSGKMNYGDIIHPDDLDYVRSDVSELEIQGKMFFSKEYRLMTKSGKIRWVTERSHLIRDKKGNPAYYQGIIIDITERKKAEETALDAEKKYRLIFENSPLGIFHFDEKGIITHCNEKFLDIMELESKEDIIGFDLGASIVDKNMKQAVDDALSRKQGFFEGEYHTVSTDITIYIKAYYSPNVAEDGSFLGGIGVFEDISEKKRAEDAVLEAEKKYRLIFENSPVGIFHFNAEGIVTHCNEKFLQIIGVENKDKVIGFNMVTQTRDEDMIKAVSDVLSRNTGHFEGKYHTVISGKDLYLKADFSPNLADDGTLLGGIGIYGDVSIRKKAEEALRLDESRLEALLKISHVTDLSLSGVSDFVQEEAVRLTQSKIGYLAFLNDAGTRLTIYSWSQSIMERCKVKGKKLEYAIEETGLWGEPIRQKKAVIVNDFDAPNPLKHGYPEGHIRLRRYMSIPIFDGKKIVGVAGVGNKDEDYDKTDVRQLTLFMEGMWKLIQRQKSEDTLREYADELSKVNEELSKTNEELSQANEELKSLDRMKDDFLSNVSHEFKTPLTSIQGYSQLISDGTLGEVNEQQQKAVETVLRNSERLRRLVDSLLYLSRAQSGKLNYSFEKLDIKDILEHAVQDLALQAASKNIELITDIPSDIPQLDLDRDKMMDVFVNLIDNAVKFTPDGGKVTVSAHVSEGSMYLDVEDTGIGIPEDKIPMLFQRFYQVDSSVKRRYGGTGLGLYICKKIVEDHKGDIYVNSEEGKGTTVHVRLPMDQ; encoded by the coding sequence TTGACACAGGGTAATTCATACTCCCTGCTCTATGATACAACAGATCAACTTGTGGATGTCGTTGCTTCCTTTTTTGATGCGGGACTAAAGAATAATGAGTGCTGCCTCTGGGGAGTAGCAGGACAGCTTGACGTTGATTATGTGAAAGACCTGTTAAGGGATGCAGGACTTGATGTTGACAAGTATGTTGAGAACGGGCAGTTGATATTTTCGGAATGTAATGAATGCTATATTGCCGGAAAAGGCTCTGTTTCTGATATGGATCTTCTGAAATGGCAGGAGATGTACAACATTGCAATGGCTGAAGGCTACAACGGCCTGCGTATTGTTGATAAATTTACGATTGTAGATGGTGAATCCTGGAACAGCTTTGTGGAATATGAAAAACAGGCCATGGAACTTATCAGGACAAAGAAGATAACAGGTCTTTTTGCATTTCTCCTTGAAGCACGTTCAAGAATGGAAATGATAGAGCTTATCAGCATGCATGACGGAACAATCATTGAGAAAAATGGCAGGTGGACACTGCTTCAAAGTTCCTCATCATGTAAGACGGTTAGCAGAAGTCAGTATTTCAGGGATGAGATTCTTGAAAATGTCTGGACCGGTTTCTGGGCAGTTGATGAAAATGACAAAATAGTCTTTTTCAATAAGGGCATGGAATCCATATCCGGCCTTTCAAAAAGTGACGTATGCGGAAAAAAACTGACAAGTTTTGTTCCACAAAGTATTGAGGGTGAAGACCCTGGATTTGCAGATGTTTTTCAGGCAGTGAAAGAAGACCTGCAATCAAGAAGTTATAACGTTTTTCCATTTGTAAAACCGGACGGTCAGTTCATTTATCATAGTGGTTTCCTGCTTCCCCTTACGGATGACGAGGGAAATTACAGCGGTATGATAGGTACTATCGGCAAACTTGTAGAGCAGACCATCGACCATGAAACACTACGTGATAAGTTCAAATCCATAGAAAAACTGGAAGACATCTACAGAAAAAGTCCTGTTGTAGCATTCCTCTGGAGTGCAGAGGACGACTGGCCAATTGCTTTTGTTTCAGAGAACATTTCGCAGTTCGGTTATACTCCTTTTGATCTGACTTCCGGTAAAATGAATTACGGTGATATAATCCATCCCGATGATCTGGATTATGTACGCAGCGATGTGTCAGAGCTTGAAATCCAGGGTAAGATGTTTTTCTCAAAAGAATATCGCCTCATGACAAAATCCGGCAAGATACGCTGGGTCACTGAAAGGTCTCACCTTATCAGGGATAAAAAAGGGAATCCTGCCTACTATCAGGGTATTATCATTGATATCACGGAAAGGAAAAAGGCAGAAGAAACTGCTCTGGATGCTGAGAAAAAATATCGTCTTATTTTTGAGAACTCTCCTCTTGGAATTTTCCACTTCGATGAAAAAGGGATTATCACTCACTGTAATGAAAAATTCCTGGACATAATGGAACTGGAAAGTAAAGAGGATATTATTGGTTTTGATCTTGGTGCATCAATTGTAGATAAAAACATGAAGCAGGCAGTGGATGATGCTCTTTCCCGAAAACAGGGTTTTTTTGAAGGAGAATATCACACAGTTTCCACAGATATTACAATCTATATCAAAGCATATTACAGTCCAAACGTTGCAGAAGATGGCAGTTTCCTTGGTGGCATTGGAGTATTTGAAGACATCTCCGAGAAAAAGAGAGCGGAAGATGCTGTACTGGAAGCTGAAAAGAAATACCGGCTTATCTTTGAGAACTCTCCGGTAGGAATTTTCCATTTCAATGCAGAAGGTATAGTAACTCACTGTAACGAAAAGTTCCTCCAGATAATAGGAGTTGAAAACAAGGACAAAGTGATTGGTTTTAACATGGTCACCCAGACACGGGATGAGGACATGATAAAAGCAGTTTCAGATGTCCTTTCAAGAAATACCGGTCATTTTGAAGGTAAATATCATACTGTTATTAGCGGCAAAGATCTTTATCTCAAAGCTGACTTTAGCCCAAATCTTGCAGACGATGGAACTCTGCTTGGTGGCATTGGAATCTATGGTGATGTTTCGATTCGTAAAAAAGCAGAAGAGGCTTTGCGCCTGGATGAATCACGTCTGGAAGCATTACTCAAGATAAGTCACGTTACAGATCTCTCTCTAAGTGGCGTTTCAGACTTTGTACAGGAAGAAGCCGTAAGGCTGACCCAGAGTAAGATTGGTTATCTTGCTTTCTTAAATGATGCCGGTACAAGGCTTACCATCTATTCATGGTCACAGAGCATTATGGAAAGATGCAAGGTTAAGGGAAAGAAGCTTGAGTACGCAATTGAGGAAACAGGTCTCTGGGGAGAACCTATCAGGCAGAAGAAAGCTGTAATTGTTAATGATTTCGATGCTCCGAATCCGTTGAAACATGGTTATCCTGAAGGTCACATCAGACTCAGACGCTACATGAGTATTCCAATCTTTGACGGGAAGAAAATTGTTGGTGTTGCAGGTGTTGGCAACAAGGATGAGGATTACGATAAAACCGATGTAAGGCAACTTACATTGTTCATGGAAGGCATGTGGAAACTTATCCAGCGCCAGAAATCCGAAGATACTTTGCGTGAGTATGCTGATGAACTTTCTAAGGTCAATGAGGAGCTATCAAAGACCAACGAAGAACTTTCACAGGCTAACGAGGAATTGAAATCACTTGACAGGATGAAGGATGATTTCCTCTCAAATGTCAGCCACGAGTTTAAGACTCCTCTTACTTCAATTCAGGGATATAGCCAGCTCATTTCAGACGGAACACTGGGTGAAGTGAATGAGCAGCAGCAAAAGGCTGTTGAAACAGTTCTCAGAAACTCTGAAAGGCTTCGCAGACTTGTAGACTCTCTGTTGTATCTCAGTCGTGCACAATCCGGTAAGCTTAATTATTCATTTGAAAAGCTTGATATAAAGGATATACTTGAACATGCGGTTCAGGATCTTGCACTTCAGGCTGCAAGCAAGAACATAGAATTAATAACTGATATTCCATCTGATATTCCGCAGCTTGATCTTGATCGTGACAAGATGATGGATGTTTTTGTCAATCTTATAGACAATGCTGTTAAGTTTACTCCTGATGGTGGAAAGGTTACAGTTTCGGCACATGTTTCCGAAGGCTCGATGTATCTTGATGTAGAGGACACGGGTATCGGAATTCCTGAAGACAAGATTCCAATGCTTTTCCAGCGTTTCTATCAGGTCGATTCTTCTGTGAAAAGAAGGTACGGTGGAACAGGTCTTGGTCTGTATATCTGTAAAAAGATAGTTGAGGATCATAAAGGCGATATTTACGTTAACAGTGAAGAGGGTAAAGGGACAACTGTTCATGTCCGTCTTCCTATGGACCAATAA
- a CDS encoding GTP-binding protein, producing the protein MKVIIIGGFLGSGKTTTLRNLGKHLIDKGHKIAIIVNEVGEVGVDGETISSSGLVTKELTSGCICCSLKVSMEFTLDSLIEDYNPDVVIIEPTGIAFPLQIKEHIELMDLGEISFAPVVTIIDASRFGAEWNQIPKFIENQIKESEIVCINKIDLVDRETIASSTQAALEINPDAIVVEFSAKNADEKFERFMDLLTGESELHQEREDMNSMEVSGVGSYAGEYSITSNGKDVDQITNMLVHTLVNIKDKVKEINPDFVGHIKISFKASSGLVKGSLTSSDGEPVVEILDEKGDGEEHLKFLSAVTKVEKEDLVEIVDKCIQMNLEMENVEFEKTHSHVHNEPNFVSLDL; encoded by the coding sequence ATGAAAGTCATAATTATAGGCGGTTTTCTGGGAAGCGGTAAAACAACTACTTTAAGGAATCTTGGTAAACATCTCATTGACAAAGGTCACAAGATAGCTATAATTGTCAATGAGGTCGGTGAAGTTGGAGTGGACGGAGAAACTATTTCAAGCAGTGGTCTTGTGACAAAGGAACTTACAAGTGGTTGCATATGCTGTTCACTCAAGGTCAGTATGGAGTTTACTCTGGATTCCCTTATAGAGGATTATAATCCTGATGTTGTTATCATTGAACCTACCGGAATTGCATTCCCTCTCCAGATAAAAGAACATATTGAGCTTATGGATCTTGGTGAAATTTCTTTTGCTCCTGTTGTAACTATTATTGATGCCAGCAGATTTGGGGCGGAGTGGAATCAGATTCCAAAGTTTATTGAGAATCAGATAAAGGAATCAGAAATTGTCTGTATCAATAAGATAGATCTTGTTGACAGGGAAACAATTGCATCCTCAACACAGGCGGCACTGGAGATAAATCCTGATGCAATTGTTGTGGAATTCTCTGCAAAGAATGCCGATGAGAAGTTTGAGAGATTCATGGACCTTTTGACCGGTGAAAGCGAGTTACACCAGGAACGTGAGGATATGAATTCCATGGAAGTCTCAGGTGTTGGATCCTATGCAGGTGAGTATTCCATTACTTCCAATGGCAAAGATGTGGATCAAATAACAAACATGCTGGTCCATACGCTTGTGAATATCAAGGACAAAGTTAAGGAGATTAATCCTGATTTTGTGGGTCACATTAAGATTAGTTTCAAAGCATCTTCAGGTCTTGTCAAGGGCAGCCTCACATCATCAGATGGTGAACCCGTGGTTGAGATTCTCGATGAGAAAGGCGATGGAGAAGAACATCTCAAGTTCCTAAGTGCTGTTACTAAAGTAGAGAAAGAGGATCTTGTTGAGATTGTAGACAAATGCATCCAGATGAATCTGGAAATGGAAAATGTGGAGTTTGAAAAGACCCATTCCCATGTCCATAATGAACCTAATTTCGTAAGTCTTGATCTATAA
- a CDS encoding ferredoxin domain-containing protein — MKQNPELEVLETLANTILVAARTAPKGKGIDDIVTYLFNDDDRMELADKMDELSETKGLKFLIRDAQNVRDADCLLIIGLKSSGVSSLNCGACGYETCADMVMHKKVKVEFTGPHCMIKYMDLGIAVGSAASKAKDLCIDNRILYSAGATACYSGMVDADVAMGIPLSVKGKNIFFDRKTSR; from the coding sequence ATGAAGCAGAATCCCGAACTCGAAGTACTTGAAACGCTTGCAAATACTATCCTTGTGGCTGCAAGAACAGCACCAAAAGGTAAGGGTATCGATGATATTGTAACTTATTTGTTCAATGATGATGACAGAATGGAACTTGCTGACAAGATGGACGAGCTCAGTGAGACCAAAGGTCTGAAATTCCTTATTCGTGATGCTCAGAATGTAAGGGATGCTGATTGTCTGTTGATAATAGGTCTGAAGTCTTCAGGTGTAAGTTCACTTAACTGTGGTGCATGTGGATATGAGACCTGTGCTGACATGGTTATGCACAAGAAGGTGAAGGTGGAATTTACCGGTCCGCATTGTATGATTAAATATATGGATCTGGGAATTGCAGTGGGTTCTGCTGCTTCCAAGGCAAAAGACCTGTGCATTGACAACAGGATTCTCTACTCTGCCGGAGCAACTGCATGTTATTCAGGCATGGTGGACGCAGATGTTGCAATGGGAATTCCATTAAGTGTTAAAGGCAAGAACATATTTTTTGACAGAAAAACATCAAGATAG